Proteins found in one Pantoea cypripedii genomic segment:
- a CDS encoding SDR family NAD(P)-dependent oxidoreductase, with the protein MTFNAALFKGKTALVTGGTSGIGAGIARCLASLGANVIAAGVGSANHQLAENPDIRIQELDVRDNQAIIALFAALPQLDLLVNCAGIISRGKEHEVEVFEQVVDINLTGTLRCCRAAKEKLAQSQGCIVNTASMLSFFGGGLVPGYSASKGGIMQLTKSLAIAWADQGIRVNAVAPGWIATALTQALQDDPQRAQPILSRTPLQRWGQPDDVAQAVAFLCSPAASFITGVILPVDGGYLIA; encoded by the coding sequence ATGACTTTTAATGCGGCGTTGTTCAAAGGCAAAACGGCGCTGGTCACCGGTGGCACCAGTGGCATTGGCGCAGGTATCGCGCGTTGTCTGGCGAGCCTCGGTGCCAACGTGATTGCCGCCGGGGTGGGGAGTGCCAATCATCAGCTCGCTGAAAATCCCGACATTCGGATCCAGGAACTGGATGTACGTGATAATCAGGCGATTATTGCCCTTTTCGCGGCATTACCACAGCTGGATCTGCTGGTGAACTGCGCCGGAATTATCAGCCGGGGGAAGGAGCATGAAGTCGAAGTGTTTGAGCAGGTGGTGGATATTAACCTCACCGGCACCCTGCGTTGCTGCCGTGCGGCCAAAGAAAAACTGGCGCAAAGCCAGGGTTGCATTGTGAATACTGCATCAATGCTGAGTTTTTTCGGTGGTGGATTAGTACCGGGCTATAGCGCCAGTAAGGGGGGCATTATGCAGCTGACTAAATCGCTGGCGATTGCCTGGGCAGATCAGGGAATTCGCGTTAATGCCGTCGCACCGGGATGGATTGCCACGGCATTAACTCAGGCGTTACAGGACGATCCGCAACGTGCGCAACCGATTCTGTCCCGCACGCCGTTGCAGCGCTGGGGACAGCCGGATGATGTGGCACAGGCGGTCGCTTTTCTGTGCAGCCCGGCCGCCTCTTTTATTACCGGCGTTATTTTGCCGGTAGACGGGGGGTACTTAATCGCCTGA
- a CDS encoding 2,4'-dihydroxyacetophenone dioxygenase family protein has protein sequence MSQRDNPPDAETLRRMPYQFNQPAEMVPDLVVPHAVPLDDRIWVPQAENVWFRPLCLNRSAGYWMNLLKVRKSGVLSRHRHPAPVHAYVIKGRWRYLEHDWEAVEGGYVFEPPGETHTLVVDPDVEEMITLFQVHGCMYYVDPWGEHIGFEDVFTKIEMCRKHYAATGLGSDFVDQFIR, from the coding sequence ATGAGTCAGCGTGACAACCCACCCGACGCAGAAACCCTGCGCCGCATGCCTTATCAATTCAATCAACCTGCGGAGATGGTGCCGGATCTGGTGGTGCCGCACGCGGTGCCGCTCGACGACCGCATCTGGGTGCCACAGGCAGAAAACGTCTGGTTTCGCCCGTTGTGCCTGAATCGCTCTGCCGGGTACTGGATGAACCTGCTGAAAGTGCGTAAATCCGGGGTGCTGAGCCGCCATCGTCATCCGGCACCGGTGCATGCCTATGTGATTAAGGGACGCTGGCGTTACCTCGAACATGACTGGGAAGCGGTAGAGGGCGGTTACGTGTTTGAACCGCCGGGCGAAACGCACACGCTGGTGGTTGACCCGGATGTAGAAGAGATGATCACCTTGTTTCAGGTGCATGGCTGCATGTATTACGTCGATCCCTGGGGCGAACACATTGGTTTTGAGGATGTGTTTACCAAGATCGAAATGTGCCGTAAGCATTATGCCGCGACAGGGCTGGGCAGTGATTTTGTCGATCAGTTTATTCGCTAG